In one Cloacibacillus porcorum genomic region, the following are encoded:
- a CDS encoding CD1247 N-terminal domain-containing protein — MSAREKIAYLKGLIDGQNLTADSPDKAKFYTALVDALDSLAVAIEDHEEVHEELNAYLEQLDEDVSDIEDELDELYEDEDDDECCHHHHYDDDDEEDCEDFDEEEYESVTCPNCNNDFYFEPAMYDEEEDLVCPHCGKPFKLPED; from the coding sequence ATGAGCGCACGTGAGAAAATAGCATATTTGAAGGGGCTTATCGACGGACAGAATTTAACGGCTGATTCGCCTGACAAAGCAAAGTTTTACACCGCATTAGTTGATGCACTGGATTCCCTGGCTGTTGCAATTGAGGATCACGAAGAGGTACATGAGGAGCTCAATGCCTACCTCGAACAGCTTGACGAAGATGTCTCGGACATTGAAGATGAGCTTGACGAGCTCTACGAGGATGAGGATGATGACGAGTGCTGCCATCACCATCACTACGATGATGACGACGAGGAAGACTGCGAGGATTTTGACGAAGAGGAATACGAGTCGGTAACGTGCCCGAACTGCAACAACGATTTCTACTTTGAACCGGCTATGTACGATGAAGAGGAAGATCTCGTCTGCCCGCACTGCGGCAAGCCCTTCAAGCTTCCTGAAGATTAG
- the efp gene encoding elongation factor P has product MAQIVDTSDFRPGLKIKWEGGMWVILECSHHKMGRGGAIVRGKLRNLETGSSVDQSFKSGERFERIIFDEKPAQYQYKDGEDFVFMDMESYDQVTLSPDVLGDMVKFLIDDLEVSFDMYEGRVMGIELPNQVTMKITDTPPGFKGDTASGGGKPATTETGLVVTVPFFVENGEEIVVDTRTGEYLERAKK; this is encoded by the coding sequence ATGGCACAGATAGTTGATACGAGCGATTTCCGTCCCGGCCTGAAGATCAAATGGGAGGGCGGAATGTGGGTCATCCTCGAATGTTCGCATCATAAGATGGGAAGAGGCGGCGCGATCGTCCGCGGCAAGCTCCGCAATCTCGAGACCGGCTCAAGCGTGGACCAGTCTTTTAAGTCGGGCGAGCGCTTTGAAAGGATCATCTTCGACGAGAAGCCCGCGCAGTATCAGTATAAGGACGGCGAAGATTTCGTCTTTATGGATATGGAATCCTACGACCAGGTGACGCTCTCGCCCGATGTTCTCGGCGATATGGTAAAGTTCCTTATAGACGACCTTGAGGTCAGCTTTGACATGTATGAGGGACGCGTCATGGGCATCGAGCTCCCGAACCAGGTGACGATGAAGATCACCGACACACCGCCCGGATTTAAGGGTGATACGGCCTCCGGCGGCGGCAAGCCCGCGACGACCGAGACTGGCCTTGTAGTTACTGTTCCGTTCTTTGTGGAAAACGGCGAAGAAATCGTCGTCGACACGAGGACGGGGGAGTATTTAGAGCGAGCGAAGAAGTAA
- a CDS encoding type IV pilus twitching motility protein PilT: MPGFVLKDTLIRGINSCASDVHLSVGDVPMLRIDGNLVRIPDAQPLTAEEMREAVRELLTESQIERFDDEREYDFSFSLDMGVKEQRFRANFSHEKGHPALALRAITANIRTMKQLGLPDDLKVMTQKNNGLFLVTGPTGSGKSTTLAAIIQEINLTRSVHIVTIEDPIEYLYTSEVALIHQRELGRDTKTFAEALRRAMRQDPDVIMIGELRDLETISAAITAAETGHLVLATLHTRDAAQSIDRIIDVFPPYQQQQIRIQLSSMLLGVLSQQLIPLEGISGRTVATEYLVATNAVRNYIREGKSSQIKNVIQTGSSLGMHTMDQDLARLCRDGMIGRKEALGHAYDVESFNRYMM, translated from the coding sequence ATGCCGGGATTTGTTCTGAAAGATACCCTGATAAGGGGAATAAACAGCTGCGCGAGCGACGTGCACCTCAGCGTCGGCGATGTGCCGATGCTGCGAATAGATGGAAATCTTGTGCGTATCCCCGACGCCCAGCCGCTGACGGCGGAGGAGATGCGCGAGGCGGTGCGCGAACTGCTGACGGAGAGCCAGATCGAACGCTTCGACGATGAGCGGGAATATGATTTCAGCTTCAGCCTCGACATGGGGGTAAAGGAGCAGCGTTTCCGCGCCAACTTCTCTCACGAAAAGGGACATCCCGCGCTCGCGCTGCGCGCCATCACCGCCAACATCCGTACGATGAAGCAGCTGGGGCTGCCCGACGACCTCAAGGTGATGACGCAGAAGAACAACGGTCTTTTTCTTGTCACGGGGCCGACCGGCTCCGGTAAGTCTACGACGCTTGCGGCGATCATCCAGGAGATAAATCTCACACGTTCCGTACATATCGTGACGATAGAGGACCCGATAGAATACCTCTATACCTCGGAGGTGGCGCTCATCCACCAGCGTGAGCTTGGCCGCGATACAAAGACCTTCGCCGAGGCGCTGCGCCGCGCGATGCGCCAGGACCCCGACGTCATCATGATCGGCGAATTGCGCGACCTTGAGACGATATCCGCCGCGATCACCGCCGCTGAGACGGGACATCTCGTGCTCGCGACGCTTCACACACGCGACGCGGCCCAGAGTATCGACAGAATAATAGATGTCTTTCCCCCATATCAGCAGCAGCAGATACGCATTCAGCTCTCTTCGATGCTGCTGGGCGTCTTGTCGCAGCAGCTGATTCCGCTCGAGGGGATATCGGGAAGGACGGTAGCGACGGAATATCTCGTCGCGACCAACGCCGTACGCAACTATATCCGCGAGGGAAAGAGTTCGCAGATAAAGAATGTCATCCAGACCGGTTCGTCTCTTGGCATGCATACGATGGACCAGGATCTTGCCCGCCTCTGCCGGGACGGCATGATCGGCAGAAAAGAGGCGCTGGGCCACGCCTATGATGTGGAGAGTTTTAACCGCTATATGATGTAG
- a CDS encoding GspE/PulE family protein, which produces MARQQIKVIRLGELLLNAGVISQENLNAALAEQKVSHLRLGEILIKEGYLTENHLAEALCTQLDLEAVSLVKMRPQQEALSLVPENVATRLNLLPLQLIGDDRIVVAMADPMDTYAVDELYLLTNREIDIRVATSTDIHKALVSYYRVQTSVHDAMADVMKQEQAVQSAPNIVTVSQTTAQDVTNIAADAAPVVRLVNSILEQAVREKASDIHIEPTESMTRVRLRIDGTLFSNIEIPSNLHLPLIARIKILSGMDIAEKRRPQDGRILIKVAGSRIDLRVSTLPSILGEKVVLRLLDQSNDRIGMERLGFGDTQRELLHEAIMASNGIVLATGPTGSGKSTTLYSLLEILNDPSKNIITLEDPVEFTIAGLTQIQINERIGLTFGSALRSILRQDPDIIMVGEIRDTETAQLAVRVALTGHLVLSTLHTNDAPTAVNRLVDMGVPRFLLASSLRAVLAQRLVRSLCPHCKEKLFVNAAMEAETGIPAGTMVYGPKGCPECRFTGYKGRTVIAEIMPVDNTLRAMINDGASEQELRDYSRRFGMITLREDARRKVEEGITSIDEMLFTTIID; this is translated from the coding sequence ATGGCCCGCCAGCAGATAAAGGTCATCCGGCTCGGAGAGCTTCTGCTCAACGCCGGCGTGATATCGCAGGAAAATCTTAACGCCGCGCTCGCGGAGCAGAAGGTCTCGCATCTCCGCCTCGGGGAGATCCTGATAAAAGAGGGTTATCTGACGGAGAACCACCTCGCGGAGGCTCTCTGCACGCAGCTGGACCTTGAGGCCGTCTCTCTCGTAAAGATGCGCCCGCAGCAGGAGGCTCTGTCTCTCGTCCCGGAGAATGTGGCGACGCGCCTCAACCTCCTGCCGCTTCAACTCATCGGCGACGACAGGATTGTCGTGGCGATGGCCGACCCGATGGATACCTACGCGGTAGACGAACTTTATCTGCTCACTAACAGGGAGATCGATATCCGCGTCGCCACCTCCACGGACATCCATAAGGCCCTCGTCAGCTATTACCGGGTACAGACCAGCGTCCACGACGCGATGGCCGACGTCATGAAGCAGGAGCAGGCGGTACAGTCCGCTCCCAACATCGTCACCGTTTCACAGACGACGGCGCAGGACGTCACGAATATCGCCGCCGACGCCGCGCCCGTCGTGCGTCTTGTGAACAGTATTCTTGAGCAGGCTGTGCGCGAAAAGGCCTCCGACATCCACATCGAGCCGACGGAATCGATGACGCGCGTGCGTCTCCGTATCGACGGCACGCTCTTCAGCAATATAGAGATTCCCAGTAACCTCCACCTGCCGCTCATCGCCCGTATCAAGATTCTTTCGGGGATGGATATCGCGGAAAAGCGGCGTCCGCAGGACGGACGAATCCTCATCAAGGTCGCGGGCTCGCGTATCGACCTGCGCGTTTCGACGCTTCCCTCCATTTTGGGTGAGAAGGTGGTGCTGCGTCTGCTGGACCAGAGCAACGACCGCATCGGGATGGAAAGGCTCGGATTCGGCGACACACAGCGGGAGCTGCTGCACGAGGCGATCATGGCCTCCAACGGCATCGTACTCGCCACGGGGCCGACCGGCTCCGGCAAGTCGACGACGCTCTATTCGCTGCTGGAGATATTGAACGACCCTTCTAAGAATATCATCACGCTTGAGGACCCGGTCGAATTTACGATCGCCGGTCTCACCCAGATACAGATCAACGAGAGGATCGGGCTTACCTTCGGGAGCGCCCTGCGCTCGATTCTGCGCCAAGACCCCGACATAATAATGGTCGGAGAGATCCGCGACACGGAGACCGCGCAGCTCGCGGTGCGCGTCGCGCTTACGGGACATCTCGTCCTCAGCACGCTCCATACGAACGACGCGCCGACCGCCGTCAACCGTCTTGTCGACATGGGAGTGCCGCGCTTCCTTCTGGCCTCCTCGCTGCGCGCCGTGCTCGCCCAGCGCCTTGTGCGCAGCCTCTGTCCGCACTGTAAAGAGAAGCTCTTTGTCAACGCGGCGATGGAGGCGGAGACGGGCATCCCCGCCGGTACGATGGTCTACGGCCCGAAGGGCTGTCCCGAATGCCGCTTTACGGGTTACAAGGGACGCACGGTGATCGCCGAGATCATGCCGGTGGACAACACGCTGCGCGCGATGATAAACGACGGCGCTTCGGAACAGGAGCTGCGCGACTACTCGCGCCGTTTTGGAATGATAACGCTGCGCGAGGACGCGCGCCGCAAGGTGGAAGAGGGCATTACTAGCATCGACGAGATGCTCTTTACGACGATCATAGATTAG
- a CDS encoding type II secretion system protein GspD yields MGKQKSPHGLINYRALTALFCAVLFAAAMPGLGEAAATEARRLDDQRPVIEGMRMHQVGATEMMIELRGTKLPLPTAVSSDNAATLVFSDTRFPRDTDRKNWWDEFEWDIFKLNLKKSEEWTQRYDFPLIEQVRVTSNDQQGITMNFIGPKPLVLKDISGMPGSDSLRIMLESPRDITPPPLIPKPRPVPAGDPLSISTPVTLELREVSVREVFRMLAKLKDLNLVLDASVPETPMTFSFKNTRFGEVFAYMLRMNELSYSLVGKTLVVGTADSIGKTLGQNQTRQYKVAYAEVTKMPAIIMGLVPLPKPPVVDERLRSLYITATPEQHRQIETLINRVDHPGRQVMIEARLIEINDGAQQEIESMIAAVYKGWIFTYGATGLGTRYTYGNKDDYSNIKNPTGTTTQGELPIVGGGTDSKFPSNIVDPAMKMLDAGLRAMESDNKGKVLASPSVVALDGQKASVKLTHNYLYQSGVDDNGNPEFSNQETGPTLEFTPTMGRDGFLTIKMKISTGEIIAFRRSGDSEAPETTKREVDTQVRVRNGEIFVIGGLYQENKTNNITRVPILGYIPLLGELFKSRTSKHVKSQMAFIAIPYILDIPTGAAEVLDMPDVSLYQ; encoded by the coding sequence ATGGGCAAACAAAAATCACCGCACGGACTTATAAATTATAGAGCCCTGACGGCCCTGTTTTGCGCCGTCCTCTTCGCGGCGGCCATGCCGGGACTAGGCGAGGCCGCCGCCACCGAGGCGCGCAGGCTGGACGATCAGAGGCCGGTTATCGAGGGTATGCGGATGCATCAGGTGGGAGCGACGGAGATGATGATCGAGCTGCGCGGCACGAAGCTGCCGCTGCCGACGGCGGTAAGCTCCGACAACGCCGCGACGCTGGTCTTCAGCGATACGCGTTTCCCGCGCGACACGGACCGCAAGAACTGGTGGGACGAGTTTGAATGGGATATCTTTAAGCTGAATCTCAAAAAGAGCGAGGAGTGGACGCAGCGCTATGACTTCCCGCTCATTGAGCAGGTGCGCGTCACCTCGAACGACCAGCAGGGGATTACGATGAACTTTATCGGTCCGAAGCCGCTGGTGCTGAAGGATATCTCCGGTATGCCGGGCTCCGACAGTCTGCGGATCATGCTTGAGAGCCCGAGGGATATCACGCCGCCGCCGCTGATCCCGAAACCGCGCCCCGTTCCCGCCGGAGACCCGCTCTCCATTTCGACGCCCGTTACCCTGGAGCTGCGCGAGGTCTCTGTGCGCGAGGTATTCCGTATGCTCGCGAAGCTCAAGGACTTGAATCTTGTGCTCGACGCCTCCGTGCCGGAGACGCCGATGACCTTTTCCTTCAAGAATACCCGTTTCGGCGAGGTATTCGCCTATATGCTGCGCATGAACGAACTTTCATATTCTTTGGTCGGCAAGACGCTTGTCGTCGGCACCGCCGACAGTATCGGCAAGACGCTGGGACAGAATCAGACGCGTCAGTATAAGGTGGCCTACGCCGAAGTGACGAAGATGCCGGCGATAATCATGGGGCTTGTGCCTCTGCCGAAGCCGCCCGTCGTTGACGAACGGCTGCGTTCGCTCTATATTACGGCGACGCCGGAGCAGCACCGCCAGATAGAGACGCTGATAAACCGCGTCGACCATCCCGGCAGACAGGTGATGATCGAGGCGCGCCTCATTGAGATAAACGACGGCGCGCAGCAGGAGATCGAATCGATGATCGCCGCGGTCTACAAGGGCTGGATATTCACCTACGGCGCGACGGGGCTGGGCACGCGCTATACGTATGGCAATAAAGACGACTATTCTAATATTAAGAATCCAACGGGAACGACTACGCAGGGTGAATTGCCGATCGTTGGCGGCGGCACCGATTCGAAGTTCCCATCCAATATTGTCGATCCGGCGATGAAGATGCTCGACGCCGGACTCCGCGCGATGGAGTCGGACAATAAGGGTAAGGTGCTCGCCTCTCCCTCCGTCGTCGCCCTAGACGGACAGAAGGCCTCCGTCAAGCTGACCCATAATTATCTCTACCAGTCCGGCGTCGACGACAACGGCAACCCTGAATTCTCGAACCAGGAGACGGGGCCGACGCTTGAATTTACGCCGACGATGGGGCGCGACGGCTTCCTTACCATTAAGATGAAGATATCGACCGGCGAGATCATCGCCTTCCGGCGCTCCGGCGACTCCGAAGCCCCCGAGACGACGAAGCGCGAGGTCGACACACAGGTACGCGTCCGCAACGGCGAGATATTCGTCATCGGCGGCCTCTATCAGGAGAACAAGACGAACAATATCACGCGCGTGCCGATACTCGGATATATCCCGCTGCTCGGCGAACTATTCAAGTCGCGCACGTCAAAACATGTAAAGTCGCAGATGGCCTTCATCGCCATCCCCTATATCCTGGACATCCCAACCGGCGCCGCCGAAGTGCTCGACATGCCTGATGTCAGCCTTTACCAGTAA